A genomic window from Flavobacterium hankyongi includes:
- the greA gene encoding transcription elongation factor GreA → MSTVSYYTAAGLKKLKDELEQLKSIERPKASQAIAEARDKGDLSENAEYDAAKEAQGLLEMKIAKMEELYANARLIDESQLDTSKALVLSHVKIKNQTNGMELSYQLVAESEADLKSGKISVTSPIGKGLLGKTVGEIAEIQVPNGILKFEVLEITRD, encoded by the coding sequence ATGAGTACAGTATCTTATTATACAGCCGCAGGATTAAAAAAATTAAAAGACGAATTAGAGCAATTAAAAAGCATAGAACGCCCAAAAGCATCACAAGCAATCGCAGAAGCAAGAGACAAAGGAGACTTATCTGAAAATGCAGAATATGATGCTGCCAAAGAAGCTCAAGGACTTTTAGAAATGAAAATTGCTAAAATGGAAGAGCTTTATGCTAATGCTCGTTTAATTGACGAGTCTCAATTAGACACATCAAAGGCATTAGTATTATCACATGTAAAAATCAAGAACCAAACTAATGGCATGGAATTGTCATATCAATTGGTTGCTGAAAGCGAAGCTGATCTAAAATCAGGAAAAATATCGGTTACTTCTCCTATCGGAAAAGGATTACTTGGAAAAACTGTTGGAGAAATTGCTGAAATTCAAGTTCCTAACGGAATCCTTAAATTTGAAGTCCTAGAAATCACAAGAGACTAA
- a CDS encoding HIT family protein gives MASIFTKIVNGEIPCYKIAETDDFLAFLDVNPNVKGHALCIPKKEIDKIFDMEDELYLGLMAFSKKIAIALEKTVPCKRIGMTVIGLEVPHAHVHLIPLNMMDDARFHNKVKLTPEEFQELANAIANNL, from the coding sequence ATGGCTTCTATTTTCACCAAAATCGTTAACGGAGAAATTCCTTGTTACAAAATTGCCGAGACAGATGATTTTTTGGCATTTTTAGATGTAAATCCAAATGTTAAAGGACACGCTCTATGTATTCCTAAAAAGGAAATTGATAAAATCTTCGACATGGAAGATGAATTATATCTAGGATTAATGGCTTTTTCTAAAAAAATTGCCATTGCTTTAGAAAAAACCGTGCCTTGCAAAAGAATAGGCATGACGGTTATTGGACTTGAAGTACCACACGCTCACGTACACCTAATCCCTCTAAACATGATGGATGATGCACGATTTCACAACAAAGTAAAACTAACTCCCGAAGAATTTCAGGAATTAGCAAATGCAATAGCAAACAATCTATGA
- a CDS encoding Y-family DNA polymerase yields the protein MYALVDCNNFYASCERAFQPKLIGKPIVVLSNNDGCIISRSDEAKTAGIPMGAPEFKVREQLKEKNVTIFSSNYPLYGDLSNRVMQILEQFSPNIEIYSIDEAFMNFDGISVTDFNEYGLQMKSQILQWLSIPISIGFADTKALSKVANKIARKFPERTKGVYIINTEKSRIKALKWTKIEDVWGIGFRLTKKAKLRNIKTAYDFTLPEHESWIRKEMGVTGLRLKQELEGKSVLTLEPISEQKKSIAITRSFPKQISDFDLLKERVSTFASVCAEKLRKQKSCCHTVIVMLVIDNHKYESNKYYFNSAISLPFATNSMLTISNTAVSILKKLLEGHEGLKFKKAGVIVSGLTPENSKQFHMFEDENPKHLQLMQTIDSLNAKIGGRKIKLGNQNLKKTWDMNQNHLSPRYTTNFNEILEIKCH from the coding sequence ATGTATGCCTTAGTCGATTGTAATAACTTTTACGCATCTTGCGAACGTGCGTTTCAGCCCAAATTAATTGGAAAACCCATTGTGGTTTTATCCAATAATGACGGTTGCATTATTTCCAGAAGCGACGAAGCCAAAACAGCGGGAATCCCCATGGGAGCACCCGAATTTAAAGTTCGTGAGCAGTTAAAAGAAAAAAATGTTACTATCTTTTCTTCCAATTATCCTTTGTATGGAGATTTAAGCAATCGTGTGATGCAAATTTTAGAGCAATTTTCTCCTAATATTGAAATCTATAGCATCGATGAAGCTTTCATGAATTTTGACGGAATTTCTGTTACCGACTTCAATGAGTACGGCCTTCAAATGAAATCACAGATATTACAGTGGTTGAGCATCCCTATTTCTATTGGTTTTGCAGACACCAAAGCCCTTTCTAAAGTAGCTAATAAAATCGCACGTAAATTCCCCGAAAGAACAAAAGGAGTATATATTATTAATACCGAAAAAAGCCGTATCAAAGCTCTAAAATGGACAAAAATTGAAGACGTTTGGGGTATTGGTTTCCGACTAACCAAGAAAGCAAAATTACGCAACATAAAAACTGCATACGATTTTACTTTACCTGAACATGAAAGTTGGATTAGAAAAGAAATGGGCGTTACTGGTTTGCGTTTAAAACAGGAACTAGAAGGAAAATCAGTTTTAACCTTAGAACCAATTTCGGAACAAAAGAAAAGCATTGCCATTACTCGAAGCTTTCCAAAACAAATTTCCGATTTTGATTTACTGAAAGAAAGGGTATCTACTTTTGCTTCTGTCTGTGCCGAAAAATTACGCAAACAAAAATCCTGTTGCCATACTGTTATCGTAATGTTGGTTATTGATAATCACAAATACGAATCAAATAAGTATTATTTCAATAGTGCAATCAGCTTGCCTTTTGCCACAAATTCGATGTTGACCATTAGCAATACAGCTGTTAGCATTCTCAAAAAATTGCTCGAAGGTCACGAAGGCTTAAAATTTAAAAAAGCTGGTGTTATTGTAAGCGGATTGACACCTGAAAACAGCAAGCAATTCCATATGTTTGAAGACGAAAATCCAAAACACCTTCAATTAATGCAGACTATCGATTCATTGAATGCAAAAATAGGAGGCCGAAAAATCAAACTGGGAAATCAAAATTTAAAAAAAACCTGGGATATGAATCAAAATCATTTATCACCGCGTTACACAACTAATTTCAACGAAATTCTTGAAATCAAATGTCACTAG
- a CDS encoding LexA family protein codes for MSLEDSKKLTFFTPDLESNQSIPYATGGVSAGFPSPAADFTESNIDLNKELAKNPLATFYVKVNGNSMIDAGINDKDILVVDRSIEPRDNKIAVCLVDGEFTVKRIKLEKDCLYLLPENKEYQPIKITEENQISIWGIVTYVIKTV; via the coding sequence ATGTCACTAGAAGATTCAAAAAAACTGACTTTTTTCACCCCTGATCTCGAAAGCAATCAATCAATCCCTTATGCTACAGGCGGAGTCTCAGCAGGGTTTCCATCCCCAGCTGCAGATTTTACAGAGAGCAATATTGACCTAAACAAAGAATTAGCTAAAAATCCTTTGGCCACTTTTTATGTAAAAGTTAATGGAAATTCGATGATTGATGCTGGCATTAATGACAAAGATATTTTAGTCGTAGACCGAAGTATAGAACCTAGAGATAATAAAATTGCTGTATGTTTAGTCGACGGAGAATTTACTGTAAAACGCATCAAATTAGAAAAAGACTGCCTGTATCTACTTCCTGAAAACAAAGAATATCAACCCATAAAAATCACCGAAGAAAACCAGATCAGTATTTGGGGTATTGTGACATATGTTATAAAAACTGTTTAA
- a CDS encoding site-specific integrase, with amino-acid sequence MNLKYFIIKGKNKNCSIYVRFWDSKRIDQKTKTGLSVLIDDWSEVKQRLKPKATSQKRDFFNHQLEQLERHIFDNYNFDYNNRKYISNLWLKETVNSFFGRVTADENYKIYFVDWITLFIEDAHKRIYKGKPITERTIKNYSTTLNKLKAFEKLQNHRYRFEEIDLNFHRDFIYYCSNTEKLNNNSIGTLINRIKTFCTNIELDGYAINPKYKHRDFNSPTNETRDIYLTDKEINTIAKHDFSDSERLDNARDLFVIGLRTGLRVSDFLRIGKDNILGNIINITTQKTNQNLFIPIHPQFQEILDKRDGEFPREISDQKFNLYIKEICEVVGFKEKTSGAKINSETNRKEFGIFPKHELVTSHICRRSFATNLFLGGFDNATIMKATGHKSENQFLKYIKSTQEEHLQKISNYWNEQTSKVK; translated from the coding sequence ATGAATTTAAAATATTTCATTATAAAAGGTAAAAATAAAAATTGTAGTATATATGTTCGCTTTTGGGACAGCAAGAGAATTGACCAAAAAACAAAAACAGGATTAAGCGTCCTAATAGATGATTGGTCTGAAGTAAAACAACGATTAAAACCAAAGGCTACTTCCCAAAAAAGAGATTTTTTTAATCATCAGTTAGAACAATTAGAAAGACATATTTTTGACAACTATAATTTTGATTATAATAACAGAAAGTATATTTCAAATTTATGGTTAAAAGAAACTGTTAATTCTTTCTTTGGCAGAGTTACAGCTGATGAAAATTACAAAATATATTTTGTTGATTGGATAACCTTATTTATAGAAGATGCTCACAAAAGAATTTATAAAGGAAAGCCTATAACTGAAAGAACAATTAAAAATTATAGTACAACACTTAATAAATTAAAAGCATTTGAAAAGTTACAAAATCACAGATATCGATTTGAAGAAATCGATTTGAATTTTCATCGAGATTTTATTTACTACTGTTCAAACACAGAAAAATTAAATAATAACTCCATAGGAACATTGATTAATAGAATAAAAACTTTTTGCACAAATATTGAACTTGATGGGTATGCTATTAATCCTAAATACAAACATCGTGATTTCAACAGTCCAACAAATGAAACAAGAGATATTTATTTAACTGATAAAGAAATAAACACAATTGCGAAACACGATTTCAGTGATTCAGAAAGATTAGATAATGCTAGAGATTTATTTGTAATTGGACTAAGAACTGGACTTCGTGTTTCAGATTTTTTAAGAATTGGCAAGGATAATATTTTAGGAAATATTATTAATATTACTACGCAAAAAACAAATCAAAACTTGTTCATTCCAATTCACCCACAATTTCAGGAAATTTTAGACAAGAGAGACGGTGAATTCCCAAGAGAAATATCAGATCAAAAGTTTAACCTTTATATAAAAGAAATTTGTGAAGTGGTCGGATTTAAGGAAAAAACCAGTGGTGCAAAAATTAATTCTGAAACCAACAGAAAAGAGTTTGGGATATTTCCTAAACATGAATTGGTCACCTCACACATTTGCAGACGATCATTTGCAACTAACTTATTTCTAGGTGGATTTGACAATGCTACAATTATGAAAGCTACTGGTCATAAATCTGAAAATCAATTTTTGAAATACATAAAATCAACGCAAGAAGAACATTTACAAAAAATAAGTAATTATTGGAATGAGCAAACTAGTAAAGTTAAGTAA
- a CDS encoding helix-turn-helix domain-containing protein, with amino-acid sequence MAKEILQIENINATDFKNEIVKDVTQALKGYATTLQNPDNEILLTREETAKMLSVSLVTLWDWTKKDIIPAYRIGNKVRYKKAEVLTALQQMNKFVSK; translated from the coding sequence ATGGCTAAAGAAATCTTGCAAATCGAAAACATTAACGCTACTGATTTTAAAAATGAAATCGTAAAGGACGTTACCCAAGCACTAAAAGGATATGCTACTACTTTGCAAAATCCCGATAATGAAATATTATTGACAAGGGAAGAAACAGCTAAAATGCTTTCCGTTTCACTTGTGACCTTATGGGATTGGACAAAAAAAGATATTATTCCAGCCTACCGAATAGGCAACAAAGTACGCTACAAAAAAGCAGAAGTTTTAACTGCTTTACAGCAAATGAACAAATTTGTTTCCAAATAG
- a CDS encoding YfjI family protein, with the protein MEINSLNDIDNKIGNAFKTNKEIAINQLEEIISKMPVEIRSLINEAFTLKRIPKEYLLSSILFAFSNAGGLAFSIKAMGYVNYANLYFAIIGSRGDSKSPAMDLATFPLVKYDNEKYKEFKRNNADLEELEKIDRKQLFLQDATIESAIFTHFKNKYSVGIFVDELYFIIEKMANKNSTEGTAWRTFFLQGNTNKHIDISRKTTESFRIEKSYPTLLGSIQHQFVPKLFADGNLESGLIDRILFTNKLTVNHQLSRNDISTEVYENYSKSLLNLLYYRTEIENTFEMDDLQISLDLKANKRLFDYSQELINRQNKATDLSKEYISKMMINIHKLSLLIHLILNSERQDYQSKMSVDTVEIAILILEFYFMNFKIVLDENITQKEKLPTTEEIIRLAIKNNATQKDVVAITGMNKSTISRKWNNELMQPAT; encoded by the coding sequence ATGGAAATAAATAGTTTGAACGATATTGATAATAAAATTGGGAATGCTTTTAAAACCAACAAAGAAATTGCAATTAATCAGTTGGAAGAAATAATTTCCAAGATGCCTGTTGAAATTAGGTCACTAATTAATGAAGCATTTACTTTAAAGAGAATACCCAAAGAATATTTGTTAAGCTCCATATTATTTGCTTTCAGCAATGCGGGTGGTCTTGCTTTTTCAATTAAAGCAATGGGATATGTAAATTATGCCAATCTGTATTTTGCAATAATCGGAAGCCGTGGGGATAGTAAATCCCCTGCTATGGATTTGGCTACTTTTCCACTCGTAAAATATGATAATGAAAAATATAAGGAGTTTAAAAGAAACAATGCGGATTTAGAAGAACTTGAAAAGATTGACAGAAAACAATTGTTTCTTCAGGATGCAACCATTGAATCCGCAATTTTCACGCATTTTAAAAACAAATATTCCGTTGGTATTTTTGTAGATGAACTCTATTTCATCATTGAAAAAATGGCAAATAAAAACAGTACGGAGGGTACAGCTTGGAGGACTTTCTTTTTACAGGGAAATACCAATAAACATATTGATATATCACGCAAAACAACGGAGAGTTTTAGAATTGAAAAATCATACCCTACTTTATTAGGCTCAATCCAACATCAATTTGTACCGAAATTATTTGCAGACGGAAATTTAGAAAGCGGATTAATCGACAGAATCCTTTTTACCAATAAACTCACGGTTAATCACCAATTGTCAAGAAATGATATTTCTACTGAAGTATATGAAAACTATTCTAAATCCTTGCTCAATCTTCTATATTACCGCACCGAAATAGAAAATACTTTCGAGATGGATGATTTACAGATTTCACTTGATTTGAAAGCCAATAAACGCCTTTTTGATTATTCACAGGAATTAATCAACCGTCAAAATAAAGCAACCGATTTAAGTAAGGAGTATATCTCTAAAATGATGATTAACATTCACAAATTAAGTCTGTTGATACACCTGATTTTAAATTCTGAAAGGCAGGACTATCAAAGTAAAATGAGTGTTGACACCGTTGAAATAGCAATCTTGATTCTTGAGTTTTACTTTATGAACTTCAAAATCGTTTTAGATGAAAATATTACCCAAAAAGAGAAACTACCAACTACTGAAGAAATTATCAGATTGGCAATAAAAAATAATGCCACCCAGAAAGATGTCGTAGCCATTACTGGAATGAACAAATCAACCATATCAAGGAAATGGAATAATGAACTGATGCAACCTGCAACTTGA
- a CDS encoding DUF6371 domain-containing protein, which translates to MLQKREIEFVFEVKRNRKIITPCCNKSNNDGKFVNYKNLGEEFGYCHSCGKATLPPSIYIDENENEYYWNDLEHRFDAISLIPINKPKTEPKVTPTSKQIIQKYIDESVIWKYFRVTPENNLLQYLRKKYGDLKTEDAKETYALGTSKDRGIIFWSINTDLKVQKAKIAYYDANGKRTSKFKIPYKNEDGYFNCLFGEHLIDDKIKAKKTIVLTESEKTAIVGYILFSQYVWVAYGGINGLTENKVSPLIGHNVLIIPDMSENAVGIILNKMPFLISLGINVKIWDMTEGKTDEQLKLEGVYNNDLEDIFRKII; encoded by the coding sequence ATGCTACAAAAAAGAGAAATTGAGTTTGTTTTTGAGGTCAAGCGAAATCGCAAGATAATAACCCCTTGTTGCAATAAAAGCAACAACGATGGAAAGTTTGTGAATTATAAAAATCTCGGAGAAGAATTTGGTTATTGCCATTCTTGCGGAAAAGCAACATTGCCACCGTCAATATACATTGATGAAAATGAAAACGAATATTATTGGAATGATTTAGAACATAGATTTGATGCCATTTCTTTAATTCCAATCAACAAACCCAAAACAGAACCGAAAGTAACACCTACAAGTAAACAAATTATTCAAAAATACATTGACGAATCAGTAATATGGAAGTACTTCAGAGTAACTCCCGAAAACAATCTTTTGCAATATTTACGCAAAAAATATGGGGATTTAAAGACCGAAGATGCGAAAGAAACTTATGCTTTAGGAACAAGTAAAGATAGAGGTATAATATTTTGGAGTATAAATACTGATTTGAAAGTTCAAAAAGCCAAAATAGCCTACTATGATGCAAACGGCAAACGAACCAGTAAATTTAAAATTCCTTATAAAAATGAAGATGGCTATTTCAATTGTTTATTTGGCGAACATTTGATTGATGATAAAATTAAGGCAAAGAAAACAATTGTATTAACTGAAAGCGAAAAAACGGCTATTGTAGGCTACATTTTATTTTCTCAATATGTTTGGGTGGCTTATGGTGGAATTAACGGATTGACAGAAAATAAAGTAAGCCCTTTAATTGGTCATAATGTGCTAATCATCCCCGATATGAGTGAAAATGCAGTCGGTATAATTTTAAATAAAATGCCATTTCTTATTTCATTAGGAATCAATGTCAAAATATGGGATATGACCGAAGGTAAAACAGATGAACAATTAAAACTCGAAGGAGTTTACAATAATGATTTGGAAGATATTTTCAGAAAAATTATTTAG
- a CDS encoding restriction endonuclease, with product MNNYDFSTLNDKEFEQISKDLLNAKFDLQLQSFKSGKDKGVDLRFSTKQNNNSIVVQAKHYSKSKYSDLKSIIKNKELNNVKNLNPDRYILVTSLNLSAIQKDELKIILDPYIKTSNDIIGQEELNEYLSEFSHIEKKYYKLWLSSTNIISEILNNAVESRTKYFLNRLTDKIKYYVVTEKLDLANNILKEEKILLITGQPGIGKTSLAEMILFERAKNNFKIHKVENIKEAEDVISNEDKIKQIFYFDDFLGANYAEIINSHKTETQLTSFVDRIRHSPNKYLLLTTRTIVLNLANDRYEKINQSSLNDRKFELKLSDYDKYEKALILYNHFFHKSVTKKFYNVIIDEKFYLKIINHDNYTPRIIEFITDDSKIKLFSDSEYKQFIINNLNNPKEIWRFSYNNQITYLERCLLMTLFSFGNFVSENKLIRAFEKRLQYEIKQHNQVVDGNQFNKSIKLLLNGFISSTLYNSIDKNKRSYNFINPSLADFLIGQTSESLSEKKGIINNAIFLEQLDRFNPKTSIIHLDQELQLIIRDLIKNDHFLIDKKEYEDKNQIIFFNCKIITILSDYCSEVNIDNIYLHYLKKIDFKIEWNYTIFSTILNSLLKIKDCPQTEEYVNKNFLKIIRKIIAIADSEFEADEIKDLFDKYNQDYNEFSKTEEGVELIENMIINIIQTSENELTDQIKDEVTEISKVEEIYEEIFSTQEKLIKELFPTSNHNLFFEVKLDKSEWENIIEENQIKENMREYDEWEDNNYKKENYDSTNLSDEDKINDLFN from the coding sequence ATGAATAATTACGACTTTTCCACTCTTAATGATAAAGAATTTGAACAAATTTCAAAAGATTTATTGAATGCTAAATTTGACTTACAGCTTCAGAGTTTTAAAAGTGGTAAAGACAAAGGGGTAGATTTACGATTTTCAACAAAGCAAAATAACAATTCAATAGTTGTACAAGCCAAGCATTATTCTAAATCTAAATATTCAGATTTAAAATCTATAATTAAAAATAAAGAATTAAATAACGTAAAAAACCTTAATCCTGATAGATACATATTAGTTACTTCATTAAATCTTTCAGCTATTCAAAAAGACGAATTAAAAATAATATTAGATCCTTATATCAAAACCTCAAATGATATAATTGGACAAGAAGAACTAAATGAATATTTATCTGAATTCAGTCACATAGAAAAAAAATATTATAAATTATGGTTATCAAGTACAAACATAATATCTGAAATATTAAATAATGCAGTTGAATCCAGAACAAAATATTTTCTAAATAGATTAACTGATAAAATTAAATATTATGTTGTGACTGAAAAATTAGATTTAGCCAACAATATTTTAAAAGAAGAAAAAATTTTATTAATTACTGGGCAACCTGGAATTGGAAAAACTTCATTAGCAGAAATGATTTTATTTGAGCGAGCCAAAAATAATTTTAAAATTCATAAAGTTGAAAATATCAAAGAAGCAGAAGATGTTATTTCAAACGAAGATAAAATAAAACAAATATTCTATTTCGATGATTTTTTAGGGGCTAATTACGCTGAAATAATTAACTCTCATAAAACAGAAACTCAATTAACTAGTTTTGTAGATAGAATAAGACATTCTCCTAACAAATATTTACTTTTAACTACAAGGACAATAGTTTTAAATTTGGCTAATGATAGATATGAAAAAATCAATCAATCAAGCTTAAACGACCGAAAATTTGAATTAAAGCTTTCTGATTATGACAAATATGAAAAAGCATTAATTCTGTATAATCATTTCTTTCATAAAAGTGTCACTAAAAAATTTTACAATGTAATTATAGATGAAAAATTTTATTTAAAAATTATTAATCACGATAATTATACACCACGTATAATTGAGTTTATTACTGATGATTCGAAAATTAAATTATTTTCAGATAGTGAGTACAAACAATTCATTATTAATAACTTAAACAATCCAAAAGAAATATGGCGATTTTCTTATAATAATCAAATAACATACCTTGAAAGATGTTTATTGATGACATTGTTTTCTTTTGGAAACTTTGTGTCAGAAAATAAATTAATAAGAGCATTTGAAAAAAGATTACAATACGAAATCAAACAGCATAATCAGGTTGTTGACGGTAATCAATTCAATAAATCAATCAAATTATTACTAAATGGTTTTATCTCTTCAACTCTTTATAATTCTATAGATAAAAATAAACGTTCATATAATTTCATAAATCCTTCTTTAGCTGATTTTTTAATTGGACAAACATCAGAATCTCTTTCAGAAAAAAAAGGAATCATTAATAATGCTATTTTCCTTGAACAATTAGATAGATTCAATCCAAAAACCTCAATTATTCATTTAGATCAAGAACTTCAACTAATCATTCGTGATTTAATCAAGAATGATCACTTTTTAATTGATAAAAAAGAATACGAAGATAAAAATCAAATTATTTTTTTTAATTGTAAAATAATAACAATTCTTTCAGATTATTGTTCAGAGGTCAATATAGATAATATTTATTTACATTATTTAAAGAAAATAGATTTTAAGATTGAATGGAATTATACAATTTTTTCCACAATCTTAAATTCATTACTAAAAATTAAAGATTGTCCACAAACTGAAGAATATGTAAATAAAAATTTTTTAAAAATTATAAGAAAAATAATAGCTATAGCTGATAGTGAATTTGAAGCAGATGAAATAAAAGACTTATTTGACAAATATAATCAGGATTATAATGAATTTTCAAAAACAGAAGAAGGCGTTGAATTAATTGAAAATATGATTATAAATATTATTCAAACTAGTGAAAATGAATTAACCGACCAAATTAAAGATGAAGTTACTGAAATTAGCAAGGTTGAGGAAATTTACGAAGAAATTTTTTCTACGCAAGAAAAATTAATTAAAGAATTATTTCCAACTTCAAATCACAATTTATTTTTTGAAGTTAAACTCGATAAAAGCGAATGGGAAAATATTATAGAAGAGAATCAAATAAAAGAAAACATGCGTGAGTATGATGAATGGGAAGACAATAATTATAAGAAAGAAAATTACGATTCAACTAACTTATCAGATGAAGATAAAATAAACGACTTATTTAATTAA